The following proteins come from a genomic window of Crassostrea angulata isolate pt1a10 chromosome 1, ASM2561291v2, whole genome shotgun sequence:
- the LOC128155878 gene encoding uncharacterized protein LOC128155878 isoform X1 — protein MDKNIAGRHQLFAYTHFVLLAFAITWSKAKECGQSTSSKICCSGYREINGTCRECIGYYGKDCGDPCPTGLYGKRCAESCECSVNETCNQFVGCMPKPAFESKYRKSVHFESCFSLYLSVIALTASQIVTLICCLKTLRWKGCSLSAKQTERSTGLSTGMTLSQTNIGMSEARNESSRHLGISCEEEITNGLHCHTDRYQNILECPSDIHVGLSKDMTLKTSEKAT, from the exons ATGGATAAGAACATAGCAGGCCGTCATCAACTATTTGCGTATACGCATTTTGTTCTTTTGGCGTTCGCCATTACATGGTCCAAAGCCAAAGAATGTGGACAAAGCAC TTCATCTAAAATATGCTGTTCTGGCTATAGAGAAATCAATGGAACTTGTAGAG aatGCATCGGATATTATGGAAAAGACTGCGGTGATCCTTGTCCAACTGGTTTGTATGGGAAGAGATGTGCCGAGTCATGTGAATGTTCTGTAAACGAGACTTGTAATCAGTTTGTTGGGTGTATGCCAAAGCCCGCGTTTG AGTCAAAATACAGAAAATCAGTTCACTTTGAGAGTTGTTTTTCCTTATACCTGTCAGTCATTGCTCTGACTGCATCTCAGATAGTAACGTTGATTTGCTGTTTGAAAACACTGCGATGGAAGGG TTGTAGCCTCTCGGCAAAGCAAACCGAACGATCTACTGGGCTCAGCACAGGTATGACTCTGAGTCAAACCAACATTGGTATGAGTGAAGCTAGGAACGAATCGTCAAGACATCTTGGGATTTCATGTGAGGAGGAAATTACCAATGGTCTCCATTGTCATACAGACCGATACCAAAATATTTTGGAATGTCCATCggatatacatgt AGGACTTTCAAAAGACATGACGTTAAAAACGTCAGAAAAAGCGACGTAG
- the LOC128155878 gene encoding uncharacterized protein LOC128155878 isoform X2, which translates to MDKNIAGRHQLFAYTHFVLLAFAITWSKAKECGQSTSSKICCSGYREINGTCRECIGYYGKDCGDPCPTGLYGKRCAESCECSVNETCNQFVGCMPKPAFESKYRKSVHFESCFSLYLSVIALTASQIVTLICCLKTLRWKGCSLSAKQTERSTGLSTGMTLSQTNIGMSEARNESSRHLGISCEEEITNGLHCHTDRYQNILECPSDIHVYDTFETADRIKKA; encoded by the exons ATGGATAAGAACATAGCAGGCCGTCATCAACTATTTGCGTATACGCATTTTGTTCTTTTGGCGTTCGCCATTACATGGTCCAAAGCCAAAGAATGTGGACAAAGCAC TTCATCTAAAATATGCTGTTCTGGCTATAGAGAAATCAATGGAACTTGTAGAG aatGCATCGGATATTATGGAAAAGACTGCGGTGATCCTTGTCCAACTGGTTTGTATGGGAAGAGATGTGCCGAGTCATGTGAATGTTCTGTAAACGAGACTTGTAATCAGTTTGTTGGGTGTATGCCAAAGCCCGCGTTTG AGTCAAAATACAGAAAATCAGTTCACTTTGAGAGTTGTTTTTCCTTATACCTGTCAGTCATTGCTCTGACTGCATCTCAGATAGTAACGTTGATTTGCTGTTTGAAAACACTGCGATGGAAGGG TTGTAGCCTCTCGGCAAAGCAAACCGAACGATCTACTGGGCTCAGCACAGGTATGACTCTGAGTCAAACCAACATTGGTATGAGTGAAGCTAGGAACGAATCGTCAAGACATCTTGGGATTTCATGTGAGGAGGAAATTACCAATGGTCTCCATTGTCATACAGACCGATACCAAAATATTTTGGAATGTCCATCggatatacatgtgtatgacACCTTTGAAACAGCAGATCGAATTAAAAAAGCTTGA